A DNA window from Bacteroides cellulosilyticus contains the following coding sequences:
- a CDS encoding Tat pathway signal sequence, giving the protein MDRRNFLKNTSWSFLGLAVSGSLLSACQRGTAAGKKIMPSASNLKYFWGDLHNHCNITYGHGDMRSAFEAAKGQLDFVSVTPHAMWPDIPGADDPRLKWVIDYHTGAFKRLREGGYEKYVAMTNEYNKEGEFLTFVGYEAHSMEHGDHVALNYDLDAPLVECTSIEDWKQKARGHKVFITPHHMGYQTGYRGYNWNFFTEGDQTPFVEMYSRHGLAESDQGDYNYLHDMGPRQWEGTIQCGLEQGKKFGIMGSTDQHAGYPGSYGDGRIGILAESLTRDKIWDAMKNRHVCCATGDKINIDFRLNDAFPGDVVRGNSRRIYLNVEGGSCIDYIDIVKNRRCIARLSGPLLPEMPEGDMVRCKVKIEFGWNREEQYVHWQGKLSISKGTINAVEPCFRGAAFTSPQPGEPEFETKVNRIVSVTDKDTELDMYSSKNPNTTTPAMQAVILDVTMPKDGMITAEFNGKKFEHSLGELLEGSRSHFMIGWLSEAILFNRAMPESCFMVEHYMEDTEPERDTDYYYVRVRQRDQQWAWSSPIWVERT; this is encoded by the coding sequence ATGGATAGAAGAAATTTTTTAAAGAATACAAGCTGGTCCTTTCTCGGATTAGCTGTTTCCGGTAGTTTATTGTCCGCATGCCAGCGCGGAACTGCCGCAGGAAAGAAAATTATGCCCTCTGCCAGTAATCTGAAATATTTCTGGGGAGATCTACATAACCACTGTAACATAACCTACGGCCATGGCGACATGCGTTCTGCGTTCGAAGCCGCCAAGGGACAATTGGATTTTGTATCTGTCACCCCACATGCCATGTGGCCTGACATTCCCGGAGCAGATGACCCTCGCCTGAAGTGGGTGATTGATTATCATACCGGTGCTTTCAAGCGTTTGCGCGAGGGAGGTTATGAGAAATACGTAGCCATGACCAATGAGTACAATAAGGAAGGGGAATTTCTAACCTTTGTAGGTTATGAGGCACATAGCATGGAACATGGCGACCATGTGGCCCTGAACTATGACCTGGATGCACCGTTGGTGGAATGTACCTCCATTGAAGACTGGAAACAAAAAGCCCGCGGACATAAAGTATTTATAACTCCGCATCACATGGGTTACCAGACGGGCTACCGCGGATATAACTGGAACTTCTTTACGGAAGGAGACCAGACCCCGTTCGTAGAGATGTATTCCCGCCACGGATTGGCTGAGAGCGATCAGGGCGATTATAATTATCTGCATGATATGGGACCTCGCCAATGGGAAGGTACAATTCAATGTGGATTGGAGCAAGGCAAGAAATTCGGTATTATGGGCTCGACAGACCAGCACGCCGGATATCCGGGCAGTTATGGTGATGGGCGTATAGGCATACTGGCAGAGTCATTGACCCGTGATAAGATTTGGGATGCCATGAAGAACCGTCACGTTTGTTGCGCTACCGGTGATAAGATCAATATAGATTTTCGTCTGAACGACGCTTTTCCGGGCGATGTGGTGCGGGGTAACAGCCGCCGTATTTATTTGAATGTGGAAGGCGGCAGTTGCATCGATTACATAGACATTGTCAAGAATCGAAGATGCATAGCCCGTTTAAGTGGTCCGTTGTTGCCCGAAATGCCGGAAGGAGACATGGTACGTTGTAAGGTAAAGATTGAATTTGGATGGAATCGTGAAGAGCAGTATGTACATTGGCAAGGAAAGCTATCTATCAGCAAAGGAACTATCAATGCTGTGGAACCTTGCTTCCGTGGCGCTGCCTTCACCTCTCCGCAACCGGGAGAACCCGAGTTTGAAACAAAGGTCAACCGTATTGTGTCTGTTACGGACAAGGATACGGAGTTGGACATGTACAGTTCCAAGAATCCGAACACCACCACTCCCGCCATGCAGGCTGTCATTCTGGATGTCACTATGCCTAAAGACGGTATGATTACGGCAGAATTCAACGGCAAGAAGTTTGAACATTCACTGGGCGAACTTCTGGAAGGTTCCCGCTCCCATTTTATGATCGGATGGCTTAGTGAAGCTATTCTATTCAACCGTGCAATGCCGGAAAGTTGCTTTATGGTTGAACATTATATGGAAGATACTGAACCCGAAAGAGATACGGACTATTACTATGTCAGAGTTCGCCAGCGTGACCAGCAATGGGCGTGGAGCTCTCCTATATGGGTAGAAAGAACATAA
- a CDS encoding ROK family protein — protein sequence MEYAIGIDLGGTSIKYALVDKAGNSFFEGKLPSFASVSAAKVMEQLTKAATLLKDEAAKQNWNVLGIGLGTPGIVDETNRIVLGGAENIVGWENIDVASLMEKQMSLPVVVGNDANLMGLGETKYGAGRGCTHVVFLTVGTGIGGAVIIDGKLFNGYANRGTELGHVPLIANGERCACGAVGCLEHYASTSALTRRFSALAKEQNLSFDTEINGELIVRLYHEDFPLAVECMNEHFYYLGRGIAGFINIFSPQRIVIGGGVAESGSFYLEEIRAVVKKHVIADCALNTQIVAAELGNRAGLIGAASLIL from the coding sequence ATGGAATACGCAATTGGCATTGATTTAGGTGGCACATCTATAAAATATGCTTTGGTAGATAAAGCGGGTAATTCTTTCTTTGAGGGAAAATTACCCTCTTTTGCTTCTGTTTCGGCTGCAAAAGTGATGGAACAACTGACAAAGGCTGCCACTTTGCTGAAAGATGAAGCTGCCAAACAGAACTGGAACGTACTGGGCATAGGACTTGGTACACCGGGAATTGTAGATGAAACAAACCGTATCGTACTGGGAGGTGCGGAAAATATTGTCGGCTGGGAAAATATAGATGTAGCCTCCCTTATGGAGAAACAGATGAGTCTACCGGTAGTTGTTGGAAATGATGCCAACCTGATGGGACTGGGAGAAACGAAATACGGTGCAGGAAGAGGTTGTACTCATGTGGTGTTTCTGACTGTAGGAACCGGTATCGGCGGAGCTGTCATCATTGATGGCAAGTTGTTCAATGGATATGCTAACCGGGGTACGGAGTTGGGGCATGTACCGTTGATTGCCAACGGTGAACGTTGTGCCTGCGGGGCAGTCGGCTGCCTGGAGCATTATGCTTCGACTTCCGCCTTGACAAGACGTTTTAGCGCATTGGCGAAAGAGCAGAATTTAAGCTTTGATACGGAGATAAACGGGGAATTGATTGTTCGCCTCTATCATGAAGATTTCCCGCTCGCTGTCGAGTGCATGAACGAACACTTTTACTATTTGGGGAGAGGAATTGCCGGCTTCATCAATATCTTCAGTCCCCAACGGATTGTGATAGGAGGAGGTGTTGCAGAATCCGGCAGCTTCTATTTAGAGGAAATAAGGGCGGTAGTCAAAAAGCACGTAATAGCAGACTGTGCCCTGAATACCCAGATTGTGGCTGCCGAATTGGGCAATAGAGCCGGTCTTATCGGTGCAGCGTCACTAATTCTATAA
- a CDS encoding sugar MFS transporter has protein sequence MKNNKKWGMLALIMMFWFTISFITNILGPLIPDIIHNFELKDLAMAGFIPTSFFLAYAIMSIPAGILIDKYGEKPVLFIGFLMPFIGTVLFACFPFYSILLVSSFIIGLGMAMLQTVINPLQRVVGGEENYAFIAELAQFVFGVASFISPLVYTWLIHALAPGVYQPGKNFLLDILADITPVTLPWVSLYWVFTVLLLIMLLVVSLVRFPRIELKDDERSGSSASYKKLFRQRYVWLFFLGIFCYVSTEQGVSIFMSTFLEQYHGIDPKTVGAQSISYFWGSMTVGCLFGMFLLKLIDSKRLLQISGILSMGLLLIALFGSAEIAVWAFPAIGFCISMMYSIVFSLALNTVTQNHGSFAGILCSGIVGGAGGPLLVSLVSDATSLRTGMLLILVFMGYITFIGFWAHPLVNNKTVSLKELVTFKKQK, from the coding sequence ATGAAAAATAACAAGAAATGGGGTATGCTGGCATTGATAATGATGTTCTGGTTTACCATTTCATTCATTACAAACATTCTCGGGCCGCTAATTCCTGACATTATCCATAACTTTGAGCTGAAGGATCTGGCAATGGCGGGATTTATCCCGACTTCCTTCTTTCTGGCTTATGCCATCATGTCGATACCGGCAGGCATATTGATAGACAAATATGGAGAAAAGCCGGTGCTGTTTATCGGTTTCCTTATGCCATTTATCGGAACCGTCTTGTTTGCGTGTTTCCCGTTTTATTCGATATTACTGGTGTCTTCCTTTATCATCGGTTTGGGAATGGCTATGTTGCAGACCGTAATTAATCCTTTGCAGCGTGTTGTCGGTGGAGAAGAGAACTACGCATTCATAGCCGAATTGGCACAGTTTGTGTTTGGAGTAGCATCGTTTATCAGTCCTTTGGTTTATACTTGGTTAATACATGCGCTGGCACCGGGAGTCTATCAGCCGGGAAAGAATTTCCTGCTTGATATTTTGGCGGACATCACTCCGGTCACTCTTCCCTGGGTTTCTCTTTATTGGGTATTCACAGTGTTATTGCTGATTATGCTGCTCGTTGTGTCATTGGTTCGTTTCCCGCGCATTGAACTGAAAGATGATGAACGCAGTGGTTCTTCGGCCTCCTACAAGAAATTGTTCCGTCAAAGATACGTATGGCTTTTCTTCTTGGGAATCTTTTGCTATGTCAGTACGGAACAGGGAGTTTCTATTTTCATGAGTACTTTTCTGGAACAGTATCATGGCATTGATCCGAAGACCGTCGGCGCGCAAAGCATCAGTTATTTCTGGGGTTCAATGACCGTCGGATGCTTATTTGGCATGTTCCTGCTGAAGTTGATAGACAGCAAACGTTTACTGCAAATATCGGGCATACTTTCCATGGGGTTACTGTTAATCGCATTATTCGGTTCTGCGGAAATAGCGGTATGGGCTTTTCCTGCAATAGGCTTTTGTATCTCCATGATGTACTCCATAGTGTTTTCACTTGCCCTGAATACAGTAACCCAGAATCATGGTTCTTTTGCAGGTATCCTTTGTTCCGGAATAGTGGGAGGTGCAGGTGGCCCGCTGCTCGTCAGCCTGGTATCCGATGCCACTTCATTGCGAACAGGCATGCTGCTTATTTTGGTTTTCATGGGATACATTACGTTTATCGGCTTCTGGGCACACCCTTTGGTTAATAATAAGACAGTTAGCTTGAAAGAGCTGGTTACCTTCAAAAAACAAAAATAA
- a CDS encoding DUF4962 domain-containing protein, translating to MKKIVLGLSALCLLMACGSSEQPAVIKVSEETLMHEVRATPSPAGGTYVKMNPPRFMWPDKFPHLGPVLDGVPGQVDEKPKVVYRIRISQDKNFRKDVLTGERAWAFFNPFQCLAQGKWYWQHAYVTPEGTEEWSPVYQFYIDKDTPEFNPPTLEKVLAKYPSHHPRVLLDAADWEKIIAKNKNNPEARTYMDKASQCISRPLKHLQEEIDTTNVVTLTNIVQRESALIRESRKIVDREEANVEALVRAYLLTKDEKYYREGINRLSEILSWQKSKYFAGDFNLSTLLSMSTSAYDGFYNLLSPEEKQLLLDNIRRIGDKFYNEYVNHLENRIADNHVWQMTFRILTMAAFATVGEIPEASVWTDYCYNEWISRLPGLHKDGGWHNGDAYFHVNIRTLIEVPVFFSRISGFNFFADPWYNNNALYVIYQQPPFSKSGGHGNSHEGQRSPNGGRVGYADALARECNNPWVAAYVHEIMQEDPDILSKAFEAKPADLTWYRCTTPKERPAYSKHLSELPESKVFKQAGTALMNTDIGHHANNAMLSFRSSPYGSTSHALANQNAFNTFFGGKAIFYSSGHRTGFTDDHCMYAYRNTRAHNSILVNGMGQKIGTEGYGWIPRYYEGEEISYVVGDASNAYGKVVSPLWLERGRLSGTQFTPEKGWDENKLEFFRRHIVQLGRSGLFVVYDELAGKEPVEWNYLLHTVELPMEVVKEEGGLRILGKNKADGISIAHLYSSQEMTYAQTDTFFVAALDWKKRLGKALANHYHFTATTTPCNKVFFLNIIDVHGNNRADAVINHQGNRITVEGWVIECNLDSEGKAFLRIENKQNGASLDFNYNSNKGATTIVDQVGGKRIEKRLVDSLPKPEI from the coding sequence ATGAAAAAGATAGTATTGGGCTTATCGGCCCTCTGCCTGTTAATGGCATGTGGCAGTTCCGAGCAACCTGCCGTGATAAAGGTTTCCGAAGAAACATTGATGCATGAAGTCCGTGCAACTCCCTCTCCTGCCGGTGGCACATACGTCAAGATGAATCCACCGCGTTTCATGTGGCCGGACAAATTCCCTCATTTAGGTCCGGTGCTGGATGGAGTTCCGGGACAAGTAGATGAAAAGCCCAAAGTAGTTTACCGGATTCGTATCTCCCAAGACAAGAATTTCCGGAAAGATGTCCTTACCGGTGAACGTGCCTGGGCTTTCTTCAATCCTTTCCAGTGCCTGGCACAAGGAAAATGGTATTGGCAACATGCTTATGTTACCCCCGAAGGTACTGAAGAATGGTCGCCGGTTTACCAATTCTATATAGATAAAGATACACCGGAATTCAATCCGCCGACTTTGGAAAAAGTCTTGGCAAAATATCCTTCCCATCACCCGCGTGTGTTGCTGGATGCAGCTGACTGGGAAAAGATTATAGCGAAAAATAAAAATAATCCGGAAGCCCGGACTTATATGGACAAGGCTTCCCAATGCATTTCCCGTCCGTTGAAGCATCTTCAGGAAGAGATCGATACAACGAATGTAGTTACGTTGACCAACATAGTGCAACGTGAATCAGCCCTCATCCGCGAGAGCCGTAAGATTGTAGACAGAGAAGAGGCCAACGTGGAAGCATTGGTCCGTGCTTATTTGCTGACAAAAGACGAGAAGTATTATCGGGAAGGCATTAACCGCCTGAGTGAAATCCTTTCCTGGCAAAAAAGCAAATACTTTGCAGGCGACTTTAACCTATCCACCCTATTGTCTATGAGCACATCCGCATATGACGGATTTTATAATTTACTGTCACCGGAAGAGAAACAACTGCTGTTGGATAACATCCGCAGAATTGGAGACAAGTTCTATAATGAATACGTGAACCATCTGGAGAACCGTATTGCAGACAACCATGTGTGGCAGATGACTTTCCGCATCCTGACGATGGCGGCATTCGCTACAGTCGGTGAAATACCGGAAGCGTCCGTATGGACAGATTACTGTTATAATGAATGGATTTCACGCCTTCCGGGTCTGCATAAGGATGGTGGCTGGCACAATGGAGATGCCTATTTCCATGTAAATATACGTACCTTGATAGAAGTGCCGGTCTTTTTCTCACGCATATCCGGTTTCAACTTCTTTGCAGATCCGTGGTATAACAACAATGCCTTATATGTTATCTATCAGCAACCTCCCTTCTCCAAATCCGGAGGTCATGGCAACTCACATGAAGGACAACGTAGTCCGAACGGAGGGCGCGTAGGATATGCCGATGCCCTGGCACGCGAATGTAACAATCCGTGGGTAGCTGCTTATGTACACGAAATTATGCAGGAAGACCCTGACATCCTGTCGAAGGCTTTCGAAGCCAAACCGGCAGATTTGACCTGGTATCGCTGCACAACCCCGAAGGAAAGGCCTGCTTATAGCAAACATCTGTCGGAACTACCGGAATCCAAAGTCTTCAAACAAGCAGGTACTGCCCTGATGAATACCGACATAGGGCATCATGCCAACAATGCCATGCTTTCTTTCCGAAGCAGCCCTTATGGTTCCACATCCCATGCCTTGGCCAATCAAAACGCTTTCAACACCTTCTTTGGGGGTAAGGCTATCTTTTATAGCAGCGGGCATCGTACCGGATTTACAGATGATCATTGTATGTATGCCTACCGGAACACCCGTGCCCATAACTCCATATTAGTAAACGGTATGGGTCAAAAGATAGGGACAGAAGGCTATGGTTGGATTCCCCGCTACTATGAAGGTGAAGAAATCTCTTACGTTGTAGGCGATGCCTCCAACGCCTATGGGAAAGTAGTTTCTCCGTTGTGGCTGGAACGCGGACGTTTGTCCGGCACTCAATTTACACCGGAGAAAGGTTGGGATGAAAATAAGCTGGAATTCTTCCGAAGACATATCGTTCAGCTCGGACGCTCGGGTTTGTTTGTTGTTTACGATGAACTGGCCGGTAAAGAACCGGTAGAATGGAACTATCTGCTGCATACGGTGGAACTGCCTATGGAGGTTGTTAAGGAAGAAGGAGGATTGCGCATCTTGGGTAAGAATAAAGCGGATGGAATATCAATAGCTCATTTATATTCTTCACAGGAGATGACTTATGCACAAACGGATACATTCTTTGTAGCCGCCCTTGACTGGAAAAAGCGTCTTGGCAAAGCTCTTGCTAATCATTATCATTTTACGGCAACGACAACTCCTTGCAATAAAGTGTTTTTTCTCAATATAATCGATGTACATGGAAACAACCGTGCCGATGCCGTGATAAATCATCAGGGAAATCGCATTACAGTAGAAGGATGGGTTATTGAATGTAATCTGGATAGTGAAGGTAAAGCGTTCCTGCGCATAGAGAACAAGCAGAACGGTGCTTCACTGGACTTCAACTATAATTCGAATAAGGGTGCTACGACTATCGTCGATCAGGTAGGCGGAAAGAGAATAGAGAAAAGACTGGTTGATTCCCTACCGAAACCTGAAATATAA
- a CDS encoding sulfatase, with protein sequence MKANNMVKQIPMKHLAFFSLLCSSAASAAERPNIIYIFTDQQTASAMSCAGNPDLHTPNLDRLAAAGVMFNNAYCTAPLSGPSRGAMFTGHYPDAVGLSVNGSPMPDSLRTQTLGTLIKNAGYDCAYGGKWHLPLLDVPDKEYGFDNIYKHSDDGLAEACAEYLSRKHKKPFFLVASYDNPHNICEYARSQNFPYGNIDTPDIRDCPGVPANFAKNPYDADVIESERANNYNVYPTAGFTPEDWRMYRYTYYRLVEKVDKEIGKIIDAIDKNDLWKNTVVIFSSDHGDGIGAHHWNQKSALYEEVINIPLIVTLPGKKNAGKVLPQLISNGIDFFASVCDWAGAKMPEGAAGKSFRKVVEEGNPQALHQEYIITETRFDGSKTRGWVVRSERYKYVLYDKGRHREQLFDMQNDRGEMRNLVMENAYNQELQKLRDVLEKWMNTYNIRPSRPKLHDVPGKKLVSTTRYQTAYK encoded by the coding sequence ATGAAAGCTAATAATATGGTAAAACAAATTCCAATGAAGCATCTGGCATTTTTTTCTTTGCTATGCTCTTCTGCGGCTTCTGCGGCCGAACGTCCCAATATCATCTATATATTCACGGATCAACAGACAGCCAGCGCCATGAGTTGTGCCGGAAATCCGGACCTGCACACTCCTAATCTCGACCGCTTGGCAGCGGCTGGCGTAATGTTCAATAATGCTTATTGCACTGCTCCGCTTAGTGGTCCTTCACGTGGAGCCATGTTTACGGGGCATTATCCGGATGCAGTAGGACTGTCAGTCAATGGTTCACCGATGCCCGACTCTCTCAGGACACAGACATTAGGCACCTTAATAAAGAATGCCGGATATGATTGTGCTTATGGCGGTAAATGGCATCTCCCTCTTCTTGATGTCCCCGACAAAGAATACGGCTTCGACAACATATACAAACATAGTGACGACGGACTGGCGGAAGCTTGCGCCGAATACCTCTCACGCAAACATAAAAAGCCGTTTTTCCTGGTAGCTTCTTATGACAATCCACACAATATCTGCGAATACGCACGGAGCCAAAACTTCCCTTATGGAAATATCGATACGCCTGATATACGGGACTGCCCGGGAGTACCTGCCAATTTCGCCAAGAATCCTTACGATGCCGATGTCATTGAAAGCGAAAGAGCAAACAATTATAATGTATATCCAACTGCCGGTTTTACCCCCGAAGACTGGCGTATGTACCGTTATACCTATTATCGTTTGGTAGAAAAAGTAGATAAGGAGATCGGAAAAATTATTGATGCGATTGATAAGAACGATCTTTGGAAGAATACAGTAGTGATCTTCTCCAGTGACCACGGAGATGGTATAGGGGCTCACCATTGGAACCAGAAATCTGCTTTATATGAAGAAGTTATCAACATTCCTCTTATTGTAACCCTGCCCGGCAAGAAGAATGCAGGCAAAGTATTGCCTCAGCTTATCAGTAACGGTATAGATTTCTTCGCTTCCGTATGCGACTGGGCAGGTGCCAAGATGCCGGAAGGGGCAGCCGGAAAGTCTTTCCGGAAAGTTGTGGAAGAAGGCAACCCACAAGCCTTGCATCAAGAATACATCATCACCGAAACACGTTTTGACGGTAGCAAGACAAGAGGTTGGGTGGTACGCAGTGAACGTTATAAATATGTGCTTTATGATAAAGGAAGACATCGTGAACAACTGTTTGATATGCAGAATGACAGAGGGGAAATGAGAAATCTGGTTATGGAAAATGCATATAATCAGGAACTACAAAAACTTCGTGATGTCCTTGAGAAATGGATGAATACATATAATATACGTCCAAGCCGCCCAAAACTGCACGATGTTCCCGGTAAAAAACTCGTAAGCACAACCCGATATCAGACAGCTTATAAATAG
- a CDS encoding HlyD family secretion protein produces MEEEKKYKEIELRSEEVQEVMNHISPWVVRWGITVLFIILLVILVGCWVFRYPDVLQAEVTLTTEEPPAFILARSAGKIDTLYINNGGMVQAGERLGVIQNTSVTEDVLWLTDCMKEWKEAGYEPDKGADYFIGKRLQLGELQSVYASFMIALSDYIRFIKQDYYTKKLNAGRKQLGGQRSYLNLVQREHTLTEKEMKLAQSMYDRDSILFEGDAMIAVEFEESGSRYLQSLRTRETSGMSLLQAEMQLEQQEENLLDLGKQAYDEEQNHRLELKNAVEQLEAQLSSWEQSYLFCSPICGKVTFMTVWSRNQNVESGETVFVVQPSKDSKVVGKAKLPLQGSGKVQIGQKVHVRIDNYPDQEFGYVKGRVESISPVPTEDGVYIVEITLPDGLHTNYGRTLPTVRELKGTADIILADRNVLERLLAPLRKIVEYEN; encoded by the coding sequence GTGGAAGAAGAGAAGAAATACAAGGAGATAGAACTGCGTAGTGAAGAAGTGCAGGAAGTTATGAATCACATTTCACCTTGGGTGGTGAGGTGGGGGATAACGGTGCTGTTTATTATTCTGCTTGTTATATTGGTTGGGTGCTGGGTCTTTCGATACCCAGATGTGCTGCAAGCGGAAGTAACTCTGACGACTGAAGAACCTCCGGCTTTTATCTTGGCACGTTCAGCAGGAAAGATTGATACGTTGTATATAAATAATGGTGGCATGGTGCAGGCAGGCGAGCGTTTGGGGGTAATTCAGAATACTTCTGTTACTGAAGATGTACTGTGGCTGACAGATTGTATGAAAGAATGGAAAGAGGCCGGTTATGAACCGGATAAGGGAGCGGACTATTTTATAGGTAAACGCTTGCAATTAGGGGAACTGCAATCGGTGTACGCTTCTTTCATGATTGCTCTTTCAGATTATATCCGTTTTATTAAGCAGGACTATTACACAAAGAAATTGAATGCCGGAAGAAAACAGCTGGGCGGGCAACGTTCTTATCTCAATCTGGTACAGCGTGAGCATACATTGACTGAAAAAGAAATGAAATTGGCGCAAAGTATGTATGACCGGGATTCCATCCTTTTTGAAGGAGATGCTATGATTGCAGTAGAATTTGAAGAGTCGGGTAGTCGTTATTTGCAGAGTCTGCGTACCAGGGAAACTTCCGGCATGAGTTTGTTGCAAGCTGAAATGCAATTGGAGCAGCAGGAAGAAAATTTATTGGATTTGGGCAAGCAGGCTTATGATGAAGAACAAAACCACAGACTTGAATTGAAGAATGCAGTGGAACAGCTTGAAGCTCAATTGAGTTCGTGGGAACAGAGCTATTTGTTCTGTAGTCCGATTTGTGGCAAAGTAACTTTTATGACGGTTTGGAGCCGTAATCAGAATGTAGAATCGGGGGAGACGGTTTTTGTGGTACAACCTTCGAAAGATTCGAAAGTCGTTGGAAAGGCAAAACTTCCTTTGCAGGGTTCAGGAAAGGTACAGATAGGACAGAAAGTGCATGTGCGTATAGACAATTATCCTGATCAGGAATTTGGTTATGTAAAGGGAAGGGTGGAAAGTATTTCTCCGGTTCCAACAGAAGACGGAGTATACATTGTGGAAATCACTTTGCCCGATGGGTTGCATACAAACTATGGCAGAACACTCCCTACAGTACGCGAATTGAAAGGGACAGCAGATATTATATTGGCGGACAGGAATGTATTGGAGCGTTTGTTAGCTCCGTTAAGGAAGATAGTGGAATACGAAAACTAA